A DNA window from Streptococcus mutans contains the following coding sequences:
- a CDS encoding PTS sugar transporter subunit IIB, whose translation MAIGIVIASHGEFAAGIHQSGSMIFGDQEKVQVVTFMPSEGPDDLYAKFNDAIAAFDADDEILVLADLWSGSPFNQASRVMEENSDRKFAIITGLNLPMLIQAYTERMMDAAAGVEQVAANIIKEAKDGVKILPEKLQPQEEAPTTSAKKAAPQGAIPEGTVIGDGKLKINLARVDTRLLHGQVATNWTPASKADRIIVASDTVAKDELRKGLIKQAAPGGVKANVVPIKKLIEAAKDPRFGNTHALILFETPQEALEAIEGGVPITELNIGSMAHSTGKTMVNNVISMDKDDVATFEKLRDLGVKFDVRKVPNDSQKDLFELIEKAHVQ comes from the coding sequence ATGGCTATCGGAATCGTTATCGCCAGTCATGGCGAATTTGCCGCCGGCATTCATCAATCTGGTTCTATGATCTTTGGTGATCAAGAAAAAGTTCAGGTTGTCACTTTTATGCCAAGTGAAGGACCTGATGATCTTTATGCCAAGTTTAACGATGCAATTGCTGCATTCGATGCTGATGATGAGATTTTAGTACTAGCTGATCTATGGAGTGGTTCTCCATTTAATCAGGCCAGTCGTGTCATGGAAGAAAATTCTGACCGTAAATTTGCTATCATTACTGGGCTTAATTTGCCAATGCTTATTCAAGCCTATACAGAACGCATGATGGATGCTGCTGCAGGCGTTGAACAGGTTGCTGCAAATATCATCAAAGAAGCCAAAGACGGAGTTAAAATCCTTCCTGAAAAATTGCAGCCTCAGGAAGAAGCTCCTACAACATCTGCTAAAAAGGCAGCTCCTCAGGGTGCTATCCCCGAAGGCACTGTCATTGGTGATGGCAAACTTAAAATTAACCTTGCACGTGTTGATACACGACTTTTGCACGGACAAGTTGCGACTAACTGGACGCCGGCTTCTAAAGCTGACCGTATCATTGTTGCATCTGACACAGTTGCTAAGGATGAATTACGTAAGGGATTAATTAAGCAAGCTGCACCTGGCGGTGTCAAAGCCAATGTTGTACCAATTAAAAAATTAATTGAAGCAGCAAAAGATCCGCGTTTTGGAAATACACATGCACTGATCTTATTTGAAACACCGCAAGAAGCTCTTGAAGCAATTGAAGGCGGTGTTCCAATCACAGAATTAAACATTGGCTCAATGGCTCACTCAACTGGTAAAACCATGGTTAACAATGTAATATCTATGGATAAAGATGATGTTGCAACTTTTGAAAAGCTACGTGATCTCGGAGTTAAATTCGATGTCCGTAAAGTGCCAAACGATTCTCAAAAAGACTTGTTTG